In the Geobacter sp. FeAm09 genome, one interval contains:
- a CDS encoding cytochrome c biogenesis CcdA family protein, protein MHSQHVTYVGAFIAGLLSFLSPCVLPLIPSYITYITGLSFADLQAEHPSHIVRRKAMLHALAFIAAFTVVFVLLGASATFVGSFLQEHIGIVRKVGGVLIVLFGVHVTGLVPLHFLMGEKRVQLHQKPAGYVGSFLVGIAFAAGWTPCIGPILASILMVAATEGSIVQGIVLLLLYSLGLGIPFFISALAMHQFLTVFNRFKKFIRVFEICTGLFLVLVGILIYTNGLARLSGYAGMLFKGIE, encoded by the coding sequence GTGCATTCCCAGCATGTCACATATGTCGGCGCCTTCATCGCCGGCCTGCTGTCCTTCCTGTCGCCGTGCGTCCTGCCGTTGATCCCGTCCTATATCACCTATATCACCGGCCTTTCCTTTGCCGACCTGCAGGCCGAACATCCGTCCCACATCGTCCGCCGCAAGGCCATGCTGCATGCCCTTGCCTTCATTGCGGCCTTCACCGTGGTCTTCGTGCTGCTCGGGGCTTCGGCCACCTTTGTCGGCTCGTTCCTCCAGGAACATATCGGGATAGTGCGCAAGGTCGGCGGGGTTTTGATCGTCCTGTTCGGCGTCCATGTCACCGGCCTGGTGCCGCTCCACTTCCTGATGGGCGAGAAGAGGGTGCAACTCCACCAGAAGCCGGCTGGCTACGTGGGCAGTTTCCTGGTGGGCATCGCCTTTGCCGCCGGTTGGACCCCCTGCATCGGCCCGATCCTGGCCTCGATCCTGATGGTGGCCGCCACCGAGGGCAGCATCGTGCAGGGTATCGTCCTGCTCCTGCTGTATTCCCTGGGGTTGGGCATCCCGTTCTTTATCTCCGCCCTGGCCATGCATCAATTCCTGACCGTCTTCAACCGCTTCAAAAAGTTCATCCGCGTGTTCGAGATCTGCACCGGCCTTTTTCTGGTGCTGGTCGGCATCCTGATCTACACCAACGGCCTGGCGCGCCTTTCCGGCTATGCCGGCATGCTCTTCAAGGGGATTGAATGA
- a CDS encoding TlpA disulfide reductase family protein, with protein MKRFLMLVVVGAVVALMACTKKEAAKAPGPLQENVPAPAITVNSLNGKPLNLSDLKGKVVLLNFWATWCPPCREEIPSMMKLNSAMAGKPFQMVAVSIDEGGQPAIESFFKTSGFSLPAYTDPDNRAAKAYGITGVPETFIIDKNGILLKKVIGPMAWDSPDVLSYLEGLTK; from the coding sequence ATGAAACGGTTTCTGATGCTTGTCGTAGTGGGGGCAGTGGTGGCGCTTATGGCGTGCACCAAAAAGGAAGCGGCCAAAGCCCCGGGTCCGCTCCAGGAAAACGTCCCGGCCCCGGCGATTACGGTAAACTCCCTCAACGGCAAGCCGCTGAATCTTTCGGATCTGAAGGGAAAGGTGGTGCTCCTCAACTTCTGGGCAACCTGGTGTCCCCCCTGCCGCGAGGAGATCCCTTCCATGATGAAGCTCAACAGCGCCATGGCCGGCAAACCGTTTCAGATGGTGGCGGTTTCCATCGACGAAGGCGGCCAACCGGCGATCGAGTCGTTCTTCAAGACCAGCGGCTTCAGCCTGCCCGCCTATACCGACCCGGACAACCGCGCCGCCAAGGCCTATGGCATAACCGGCGTTCCCGAAACCTTCATCATCGACAAAAACGGTATTCTGCTGAAAAAGGTTATCGGTCCGATGGCGTGGGATTCTCCCGATGTCCTGTCTTACCTGGAAGGATTGACGAAGTAG
- a CDS encoding polyprenyl synthetase family protein — MQAALNIIGDELKLVEQQFRKDLESDVPLIRKVGEYVLSSGGKRVRPALLLLSARLCGYQGDKAVPLASVIEFIHTATLLHDDVVDSATLRRGIASANTLWGNEASVLVGDFLFSKSFSLMVGVGSLDILRVLSGATTVIAEGEVLQLLCTGELDLTEERYIGVVRAKTAILMSAACEAGAILGAASADRQKAMADFGMELGIAFQLMDDLLDYTASEEEFGKSIGHDLEEGKITLPLIHTLRQCTAGERAVIEAVVEKDEMSLDEFREVSGLVKQYGGIEYTVEAARRHIVASQGCLDLFAPSPLRDALAELADYVVTRSR, encoded by the coding sequence ATGCAGGCCGCCCTGAACATCATCGGAGACGAACTCAAACTCGTCGAGCAGCAATTTCGCAAAGACCTGGAATCCGACGTACCCCTGATCCGCAAAGTCGGGGAATACGTGCTGTCCAGCGGCGGCAAACGCGTCCGCCCGGCCTTGCTGCTGCTCTCTGCCAGACTGTGCGGCTACCAGGGGGATAAGGCCGTCCCGCTGGCAAGCGTGATCGAGTTCATCCATACCGCCACGTTGCTGCATGACGATGTGGTTGACAGCGCCACCCTGCGCCGGGGCATCGCCTCGGCCAATACCTTGTGGGGCAACGAGGCGTCGGTGCTGGTCGGCGATTTTCTCTTCTCCAAATCCTTTTCCCTGATGGTCGGCGTCGGCAGCCTCGATATCCTGCGGGTGCTTTCCGGTGCCACTACGGTTATCGCCGAAGGCGAAGTCCTGCAACTGCTCTGCACCGGCGAACTCGATCTGACGGAAGAACGTTACATCGGCGTCGTGCGCGCCAAGACCGCCATCCTCATGTCGGCGGCCTGCGAGGCGGGGGCGATCCTGGGGGCCGCTTCGGCCGACCGGCAGAAGGCCATGGCCGATTTCGGGATGGAACTGGGGATCGCCTTCCAACTCATGGACGACCTCCTGGACTACACCGCCTCCGAGGAGGAGTTCGGCAAAAGCATCGGGCATGACCTGGAAGAGGGCAAGATCACCCTGCCGCTGATCCACACCCTGCGCCAGTGCACCGCCGGCGAACGCGCCGTTATCGAGGCGGTTGTGGAAAAGGACGAGATGTCGCTGGATGAATTCCGCGAGGTTTCAGGGCTGGTCAAGCAGTATGGCGGCATCGAGTACACCGTGGAGGCGGCGCGCCGCCATATTGTCGCAAGCCAGGGGTGCCTCGACCTGTTTGCCCCCTCACCGCTCAGGGACGCCCTGGCGGAGCTTGCCGATTATGTGGTCACCCGTAGCCGCTGA
- a CDS encoding DEAD/DEAH box helicase, with protein MRFDELSIPEEVRQGIRDAGFSECTPIQEQTLPLSLSGKDVAGQAQTGTGKTAAFLITLFTRLLENKGSTQQPRALILAPTRELVVQIEEDAQLLGRHCGLVTQAIYGGVDYMKQRSALREGADVVVGTPGRLIDYLKQKVYSLKGIEMLVIDEADRMFDMGFIADLRFILRRLPPYDKRQNLMFSATLSLRVMELAYEFMNMPEKLSVTPEKMTAERVEQVLFHVSRKEKFPLLLGLLRREGMERTMIFINTKREAEYLFDRLNANGFPCRVISGDVEQRKRMRILDDFKQGKLPILIATDVASRGLHIEGVSHVINYDLPQDCEDYVHRIGRTARAGSEGKAISLADEDGAFFLEAIEEYIKDKIPTEWAEDELFVNDYVRTPRPKRKPELKADGGRTRSGDRTTRSRSGGRAKPKSAAASAPVPAPESAAGETPTAKKRRRRRRKPGEKTEPGSTAPQGE; from the coding sequence ATGAGATTTGACGAACTTTCAATCCCTGAAGAGGTCCGGCAAGGCATCCGGGACGCTGGTTTCAGCGAATGCACCCCGATTCAGGAGCAAACCCTGCCCCTCTCCCTGAGCGGCAAGGACGTGGCCGGCCAGGCCCAGACCGGCACCGGCAAGACCGCCGCTTTTCTGATCACCCTGTTTACCCGTCTCCTGGAGAACAAGGGGAGTACGCAGCAGCCGCGGGCACTGATTCTGGCACCAACGCGGGAGTTGGTGGTCCAGATCGAGGAAGATGCGCAACTGCTGGGCCGCCACTGCGGTCTGGTCACCCAGGCGATTTACGGCGGCGTCGACTACATGAAACAACGCAGCGCCCTGCGCGAGGGGGCCGATGTGGTGGTCGGCACCCCCGGCCGGCTGATCGATTACCTGAAGCAGAAGGTCTATTCCCTCAAGGGGATAGAGATGCTGGTGATCGATGAGGCAGACCGCATGTTCGACATGGGCTTTATCGCCGACCTGCGTTTCATCCTGCGGCGACTCCCCCCCTACGACAAGCGTCAGAACCTGATGTTTTCGGCCACCCTCAGCCTCCGGGTCATGGAGTTGGCCTACGAGTTCATGAACATGCCGGAAAAGCTCTCGGTCACGCCTGAAAAGATGACCGCGGAGCGGGTGGAGCAGGTGCTGTTCCACGTTTCCCGCAAGGAAAAATTCCCCCTCCTGCTGGGGTTGCTCCGTCGCGAAGGGATGGAGCGCACCATGATTTTCATCAATACCAAACGCGAGGCCGAATACCTGTTCGACCGCCTGAACGCCAACGGGTTTCCCTGCCGCGTCATCTCGGGCGATGTGGAGCAGCGCAAACGCATGCGCATCCTCGACGATTTCAAGCAGGGCAAGCTTCCCATCCTGATCGCAACCGACGTGGCCTCACGCGGCCTGCATATCGAAGGGGTTTCCCACGTCATAAATTACGACCTGCCCCAGGACTGCGAGGACTACGTCCATCGCATCGGCCGCACCGCACGGGCCGGTTCCGAAGGCAAGGCCATCTCCCTGGCCGACGAGGACGGCGCCTTTTTCCTGGAAGCCATCGAGGAGTACATCAAGGACAAGATCCCCACCGAGTGGGCGGAGGACGAACTGTTCGTCAACGACTACGTGCGGACGCCGCGCCCCAAACGGAAACCGGAGCTCAAAGCCGATGGCGGCCGGACTCGGAGCGGCGACCGGACGACCCGTTCCAGGAGCGGCGGCCGGGCAAAGCCGAAATCTGCGGCTGCCTCAGCCCCCGTCCCCGCACCCGAAAGCGCAGCCGGCGAAACGCCGACCGCAAAGAAACGCCGCCGCAGGCGCCGCAAACCGGGCGAGAAAACGGAAC